The Acanthopagrus latus isolate v.2019 chromosome 11, fAcaLat1.1, whole genome shotgun sequence genome segment GATGGTTACAGGCAGGAGGACACTGGATCTTTGACTGGCAGCTAGAgagttagcatttagctaatAATCAGTCCTGGAGAAGCTGTACTCGACAAGTCTTACTTAATACctttattcaaaaaaaagacaaagagttTGTTGGTCACGAGAAACTTGTTGTGTTGCTATAAGGACGTCGGCTGTGTCTCAGCTGTTTCTCACCACAGTGACGAGAGCAGATCGAATCAGTCGTCACTTCCGGTCTCAGACTCTGAATCTTCTCCAGCCGTCACAACCAGCAGCTCAACGCGCCCGACAGCAAACAACCCTCAGTGAGTCCATAGCTGTtcacatgttagcatgttagtgTAACAGCAAAGCTACAGATTGGAAGATGTTGTTGGTTGAACGTTAGCTCTGGTGTTACAGATACTTTGGGTTCTGGTCTCATTTGGTCCCAATAatgatgtgagtgtttgttgatGAAGGCTGAACCTTGATGTGGTTTTTGTGTTGAAGCATCTCCGCTCGGTGTGTCAGGTGATCACTGGCAGTGGGTGGTCTTACTGGCTGGCTCCGCCCCTGGTGTGAAGCCGTTGCTGAGGCTGTTGGGACTTTGAGGAGTGGCCATCGTAGGTGTGGCCTCCACCCTGGAGGCAGGCTCTaccactgagcagctcttcTGTGGCAGTCGGGGTTGGACCGGCACCGTTTTAGGGACAACAGATGCTTGTCGAAGCCCTTCGATGCGCAGAGGCGGTCTGATGGGGGCGGGGGCTGTGGGCGTGGTGTCAGAGATAGGTGGCTTGGGGCTGCATGGAGGGGAGGGGCTTAGAGCACTTTGGTTGGTGGACTTTGATTCGTCTTCCTGTGGCAGCTGCTGATTTTGTGAGGGGGTCTCTTTGTCCGAGGGGGGGGGGCTTGTTGACTCAGGGGGCGGGTCCTGCTGCATGCTGCTCTGCCTGGAAGCTCCTGAGCCAGGAATCTCACAGCTGTCAGTTCGACGCCGTGAGCCCTCGTGCATACGACTGGTGGCCACGACAGCCTTCATGGCAGcctggtgacacacacacacactgttgacatcgcaaacacacactttatcaTTTCTTTATAAAGAGCCTTTGCTCCGTCAGAACATCTGCTCAGATAAGCAGAGTCTCCACAGGGAGTCAGATTCTCACAGCTGATTACTTGGGTTCAGTTTTCACTCCGTCgaagttttttttatctttaaacatAACTTATGCATTTTTTACTTCTCAAAATAATCCCCGTCAAGTCTGATCACAGATGTTTGACATAAACTACCTGAATTATGTGGACATATGACACATCAGTGTTTTAATAGTGACCTCGGGCTGCTGTACGCTCCAACACTGAGACGCCGTCCTCACCTTAAGTTTGCGTCGTGCGTTGAACTCTTGCAGTTTCCTCTGGGTGGTGTCCATGTGGGAGAAGCGGGCAGCTTTGCCCAGCACCCAGGGGTGCTGCAGGGCCTCCCGGACGCTGAGGCGCTTGTGAGGGTCGAGGACAATCAGCTTACtgacctgcagagacacacggGGACAGGACTTCAGTCATAACACCTGTGCAGGAAGGTCGTGTCTGACTGAGTCGGTTCACAGTTAACGACTTATCTGTACCAGACGAGTGTCAAATCACAGATGGAAAGTATTTTCTATCAAGTTTAAATCAGGTTACAAGTATTTCAACAAATTAATTgatgaagtgaaacaaatgaAGTTTATCTTCAAGTTCTGCATGTCAGGATGTCTGCAGGACCATCAGAGGAACTCACCAGATCCTTGGCATTCAAGGAGACCTCGTCCCACCACGGAGATACAAACTCGTAGTCACAGTTAAGGATTCGGCTGTACATGTACTGATCTCCCCTCGGGTCGAAGAAGGGCTCGAACCCGCAGAGTCTGCAGCAAAGGTAGTCCAGTTACAGACACAGGTAGTCCAGTTACAGACACAGGTAGTCCAGTTACAGACACAGGTAGTCCAGTTACAGACACAGGTAGTCCAGTTCATAATACAGCAACTCTTGACAAACACtcagacactgaaaacagaattaaacattCTAAATGTTGATCTCTGTTATAAAGAAGATTCTGCTGCTGAAGACAGAGAACAACAAACCATCTGAAGGCTCCAGGAACATATTAATCAATAAGCTGATTAACAGGGTGCAGGTTTCACATGATGTCATTGCTTTAATAG includes the following:
- the si:ch73-60h1.1 gene encoding calcium/calmodulin-dependent protein kinase type IV, giving the protein MPTSRPGSEVEFWVDGSRRDGTVEEFYTLSSELGRGATSIVYRCEEKQTQKPFALKVLKKTIDKKIVRTEIGVLLRLSHPNIIQLKEIFETDTDIALVLELVTGGELFDRIVERGYYSERDAAHVIKQILEAVAYLHENGVVHRDLKPENLLYADLSLDAPLKIADFGLSKIIDDQVTMKTVCGTPGYCAPEILRGNAYGPEVDMWSVGVILYILLCGFEPFFDPRGDQYMYSRILNCDYEFVSPWWDEVSLNAKDLVSKLIVLDPHKRLSVREALQHPWVLGKAARFSHMDTTQRKLQEFNARRKLKAAMKAVVATSRMHEGSRRRTDSCEIPGSGASRQSSMQQDPPPESTSPPPSDKETPSQNQQLPQEDESKSTNQSALSPSPPCSPKPPISDTTPTAPAPIRPPLRIEGLRQASVVPKTVPVQPRLPQKSCSVVEPASRVEATPTMATPQSPNSLSNGFTPGAEPASKTTHCQ